One Helianthus annuus cultivar XRQ/B chromosome 12, HanXRQr2.0-SUNRISE, whole genome shotgun sequence genomic region harbors:
- the LOC110895003 gene encoding cytochrome P450 CYP72A219 has protein sequence MGPTPIVHFSEPALVKEILSNVYQFHKPSGGNPLRKLLETGLVNKDADQWTKHRKIMNPAFHVEKLKHMVPAFYTCTAEMINKWEDMLKTQSSCELNIVPYFKRLTCDVISRTAFGSSFEEGQRIFELLIEQVDLLVKTRQSIYIPGTSWLPTKRNNRMREIDRELKTLIRSHIDNRIIAMERGEGMKDDLLGILLDSNFKAIKEQGNNNSGLTIDEIIEECKFLYVGGHETTLNFLVWSMVLLAQHTDWQDKARDEVSQFIGDNIPDKDALNRLKILGMFINEVLRLYPPAPMTQRMIHQETKLGDITLPAGSMLHLHIMLLHHDRDVWGDDVKEFKPERFSDGVSKVTKGQASYVPFGVGPRICIAQNSTLMEAKLVLAMILKRYRLELSPSYTHAPHVYVTLEAQHGAHLILHKL, from the exons ATGGGTCCCACACCAATTGTGCATTTTAGTGAACCAGCTTTGGTAAAGGAGATCTTGAGTAATGTCTATCAATTTCATAAGCCAAGTGGTGGAAACCCTTTAAGAAAATTGCTAGAAACAGGTCTAGTTAACAAAGATGCTGATCAATGGACCAAACACAGGAAAATCATGAATCCTGCTTTCCATGTTGAGAAGCTAAAG CATATGGTGCCTGCATTTTATACGTGTACTGCTGAGATGATTAACAAATGGGAAGATATGTTAAAGACCCAAAGCTCTTGTGAGCTGAATATTGTGCCTTATTTTAAAAGACTCACGTGTGATGTAATTTCGCGTACTGCATTCGGTAGCAGCTTCGAGGAAGGCCAAAGAATATTTGAACTACTAATAGAACAGGTAGACTTGCTTGTCAAGACTAGGCAATCAATCTACATTCCTGGAACAAG TTGGTTACCAACAAAAAGAAATAACAGGATGAGGGAAATTGACCGTGAACTGAAGACATTAATAAGGAGTCACATAGACAATCGAATAATCGCGATGGAACGAGGGGAAGGTATGAAGGATGACTTGTTGGGCATACTACTGGATTCAAATTTTAAAGCAATAAAAGAACAAGGGAATAACAACTCTGGTTTAACTATCGATGAAATTATCGAAGAGTGTAAGTTTCTCTATGTTGGAGGACATGAGACCACACTGAATTTTCTTGTTTGGAGTATGGTGCTGTTGGCTCAACACACAGATTGGCAAGACAAGGCTAGAGATGAAGTTTCACAATTCATTGGGGATAACATACCAGACAAAGATGCGCTGAATCGTTTAAAAATC CTTGGCATGTTTATAAATGAGGTACTTAGACTTTACCCACCAGCGCCAATGACGCAACGCATGATACATCAGGAAACCAAATTAGGGGACATAACATTACCTGCTGGATCTATGTTACATTTGCATATTATGCTTTTGCACCATGACCGTGACGTATGGGGTGACGATGTGAAGGAGTTCAAGCCCGAGAGATTTTCTGATGGTGTGTCGAAGGTAACTAAGGGTCAGGCATCATACGTTCCTTTTGGTGTGGGTCCACGTATATGTATCGCGCAAAATTCTACTTTAATGGAAGCAAAACTGGTACTCGCAATGATTCTAAAACGCTATCGCTTGGAACTATCACCATCGTATACGCATGCCCCGCACGTCTACGTCACTCTTGAAGCTCAGCATGGAGCTCATTTGATACTACATAAACTTTAA